Proteins encoded within one genomic window of Ranitomeya variabilis isolate aRanVar5 chromosome 4, aRanVar5.hap1, whole genome shotgun sequence:
- the LOC143765027 gene encoding uncharacterized protein LOC143765027 isoform X1, giving the protein MVLSMTEPCGMYQGRKDVAQKILTLTLEIIYLLTGEDYRLVKKTSSEHGITRRCLHVSEGWSRTHSTIMESPPHSLIPEICNDQKILDLTNKMIELLSGEVPIRYQDVTVHFSMEEWEYLEGHKDLYKDVMMDSRESPPLPDKSSNRNPQERCPSPLYSQDCPVEDENNPQACQIEDLIHIKVDTSDDEEQACLSKRNPPERCPSPLYSQDCPVEDDNNPQACQIEDLIHIKVYASDDEEQAFLSKRNPPERSPSPLYSQDCPVEDDNNPQACQLEDLIDIKVDVSDDEEQACLSSDPQIKEEEINVVIISAGDFNKDLKGNVSSIPDCEVEVKNITKYSPGKNTLTQMIYLGHNSRTLLSHPSNQERPSHRSDIITDQTYSRRCELFPKIELGESFLQEAPIVNFQRLHMDVGKLSSSEGNICLTQSNIPCSHIKIHGGFSCSLCGKTFSRNASLVQHQRIHNAERPFLCPECGKYFGRKSDLFQHQRIHTGEKPFSCEECGKCFTQKSSLIQHQRFHTGERPFSCSECGKCFITKSDLVKHWKIHTGERPFSCSECRKRFICKSTLVEHQRIHTGEKPFSCLECGRCFTQKSSLVEHQRIHTGEKPIFCSECGKCFAKRSGLFMHQRSHTGLKPFACLKCGKCFAQKAGLAEHHKIHKGEKAYTFS; this is encoded by the exons ATGGTTCTTTCTATGACTGAACCCTGTGGGATGTACCAAGGCAGAAAGGACGTGGCACAGAAGATCCTAACCCTCACCCTAGAGATCATCtacctgctgactggagag GATTATAGATTAGTAAAAAAGACATCTAGTGAGCATGGGATTACCAGAAGATGCCTCCATGTGTCAGAAGGATGGAGCAGGACCCACAGCACCATCATGGAGTCTCCACCTCACTCACTGATACCTGAGATATGCAATGATCAGAAGATCCTGGACCTcaccaacaagatgattgagctgctgagtggagag gttcctataaggtatcAGGATGTCACTgtccatttctccatggaggagtgggagtatttagaaggacacaaggatctgtacaaggacgtcatgatggatagCCGTGAGTCTCCCCCTTTACCAG ATAAATCCAGTAATAGAAATCCACAAGAGAGATGTCCCAGTCCTCTGTATTCCCAGGACTGTCCAGTAGAAGATGAGAATAATCCACAGGCTTGTCAG ATTGAAGATCTGATTCATATTAAAGTTGACACTTCAGACGATGAAGAACAAGCTTGTTTAAGTAAGAGAAATCCACCAGAGCGATGTCCAAGTCCTCTGTATTCCCAGGACTGTCCGGTGGAAGATGACAATAATCCACAGGCTTGTCAG attGAAGATCTGATTCATATTAAAGTTTACGCTTCAGACGATGAAGAACAAGCTTTTTTAAGTAAGAGAAATCCACCAGAGCGATCTCCAAGTCCTCTGTATTCCCAGGACTGTCCAGTGGAAGATGATAATAATCCACAGGCTTGTCAG ctagaAGATCTGATTGATATTAAAGTTGACGTTTCAGACGACGAAGAACAAGCTTGTTTAAGCAGTGATCCGCAGATTAAGGAGGAGGAAATTAATGTAGTTATCATTTCTG CAGGTGACTTCAACAAAGATTTGAAGGGAAATGTCTCAAGTATTCCAGATTGTGAAGTTGAAGTAAAGAATATCACAAAATATTCTCCTGGAAAAAATACTCTTACTCAAATGATTTATCTAGGACACAACAGTAGAACTCTGTTGTCCCATCCTTCTAACCAAGAACGTCCTTCTCATAGATCAGACATAATTACAGACCAAACATATAGTAGAAGATGTGAATTATTTCCTAAAATTGAGTTGGGAGAAAGTTTTTTACAGGAAGCACCAATTGTTAATTTTCAGAGGCTGCACATGGATGTCGGTAAACTTTCGTCTTCTGAAGGTAATATATGCCTTACTCAGAGCAATATTCCTTGTAGTCATATAAAGATTCATGGAGGATTTTCATGTTCACTGTGTGGGAAAACATTCTCCCGGAACGCCAGTCTTGTTCAACATCAGAGAATACACAATGCAGAGAGGCCATTtttatgtccagaatgtgggaagtaTTTTGGCCGCAAATCAGATCTTTTTcagcatcaaagaattcacacgggAGAAAAACCATTTTCATGTGAAGAATGCGGGAAATGCTTTACTCAGAAATCTTCTCTTATTCAACATCAGAGGTTTCACACAGGGGaaaggccattttcatgttcagaatgtggaaaatgtttcatcACTAAATCAGATCTTGTTAAACATTGGAAAATCCACACAGGAGAGCgaccattttcatgttcggaatgtcggAAACGTTTTATTTGTAAATCTACTCTTGttgaacatcagagaattcacacaggggagaagccattttcatgcttagaatgtgggagatgttttaccCAGAAATCCAGTCTTGTTgaacaccagagaatccacacaggagagaagccaatattctgttcagaatgtgggaaatgctttgccAAAAGATCaggactctttatgcatcaaagaagtcacacagggTTGAAGCCATTTGCATGTttaaaatgtggaaaatgttttgcccAAAAAGCAGGTTTAGCTGAACATCACAAAATTCATAAAGGAGAGAAAGCATATACATTCTCGTAA
- the LOC143765027 gene encoding uncharacterized protein LOC143765027 isoform X3 translates to MVLSMTEPCGMYQGRKDVAQKILTLTLEIIYLLTGEDYRLVKKTSSEHGITRRCLHVSEGWSRTHSTIMESPPHSLIPEICNDQKILDLTNKMIELLSGEVPIRYQDVTVHFSMEEWEYLEGHKDLYKDVMMDSRESPPLPDKSSNRNPQERCPSPLYSQDCPVEDENNPQIEDLIHIKVDTSDDEEQACLSKRNPPERCPSPLYSQDCPVEDDNNPQACQIEDLIHIKVYASDDEEQAFLSKRNPPERSPSPLYSQDCPVEDDNNPQACQLEDLIDIKVDVSDDEEQACLSSDPQIKEEEINVVIISAGDFNKDLKGNVSSIPDCEVEVKNITKYSPGKNTLTQMIYLGHNSRTLLSHPSNQERPSHRSDIITDQTYSRRCELFPKIELGESFLQEAPIVNFQRLHMDVGKLSSSEGNICLTQSNIPCSHIKIHGGFSCSLCGKTFSRNASLVQHQRIHNAERPFLCPECGKYFGRKSDLFQHQRIHTGEKPFSCEECGKCFTQKSSLIQHQRFHTGERPFSCSECGKCFITKSDLVKHWKIHTGERPFSCSECRKRFICKSTLVEHQRIHTGEKPFSCLECGRCFTQKSSLVEHQRIHTGEKPIFCSECGKCFAKRSGLFMHQRSHTGLKPFACLKCGKCFAQKAGLAEHHKIHKGEKAYTFS, encoded by the exons ATGGTTCTTTCTATGACTGAACCCTGTGGGATGTACCAAGGCAGAAAGGACGTGGCACAGAAGATCCTAACCCTCACCCTAGAGATCATCtacctgctgactggagag GATTATAGATTAGTAAAAAAGACATCTAGTGAGCATGGGATTACCAGAAGATGCCTCCATGTGTCAGAAGGATGGAGCAGGACCCACAGCACCATCATGGAGTCTCCACCTCACTCACTGATACCTGAGATATGCAATGATCAGAAGATCCTGGACCTcaccaacaagatgattgagctgctgagtggagag gttcctataaggtatcAGGATGTCACTgtccatttctccatggaggagtgggagtatttagaaggacacaaggatctgtacaaggacgtcatgatggatagCCGTGAGTCTCCCCCTTTACCAG ATAAATCCAGTAATAGAAATCCACAAGAGAGATGTCCCAGTCCTCTGTATTCCCAGGACTGTCCAGTAGAAGATGAGAATAATCCACAG ATTGAAGATCTGATTCATATTAAAGTTGACACTTCAGACGATGAAGAACAAGCTTGTTTAAGTAAGAGAAATCCACCAGAGCGATGTCCAAGTCCTCTGTATTCCCAGGACTGTCCGGTGGAAGATGACAATAATCCACAGGCTTGTCAG attGAAGATCTGATTCATATTAAAGTTTACGCTTCAGACGATGAAGAACAAGCTTTTTTAAGTAAGAGAAATCCACCAGAGCGATCTCCAAGTCCTCTGTATTCCCAGGACTGTCCAGTGGAAGATGATAATAATCCACAGGCTTGTCAG ctagaAGATCTGATTGATATTAAAGTTGACGTTTCAGACGACGAAGAACAAGCTTGTTTAAGCAGTGATCCGCAGATTAAGGAGGAGGAAATTAATGTAGTTATCATTTCTG CAGGTGACTTCAACAAAGATTTGAAGGGAAATGTCTCAAGTATTCCAGATTGTGAAGTTGAAGTAAAGAATATCACAAAATATTCTCCTGGAAAAAATACTCTTACTCAAATGATTTATCTAGGACACAACAGTAGAACTCTGTTGTCCCATCCTTCTAACCAAGAACGTCCTTCTCATAGATCAGACATAATTACAGACCAAACATATAGTAGAAGATGTGAATTATTTCCTAAAATTGAGTTGGGAGAAAGTTTTTTACAGGAAGCACCAATTGTTAATTTTCAGAGGCTGCACATGGATGTCGGTAAACTTTCGTCTTCTGAAGGTAATATATGCCTTACTCAGAGCAATATTCCTTGTAGTCATATAAAGATTCATGGAGGATTTTCATGTTCACTGTGTGGGAAAACATTCTCCCGGAACGCCAGTCTTGTTCAACATCAGAGAATACACAATGCAGAGAGGCCATTtttatgtccagaatgtgggaagtaTTTTGGCCGCAAATCAGATCTTTTTcagcatcaaagaattcacacgggAGAAAAACCATTTTCATGTGAAGAATGCGGGAAATGCTTTACTCAGAAATCTTCTCTTATTCAACATCAGAGGTTTCACACAGGGGaaaggccattttcatgttcagaatgtggaaaatgtttcatcACTAAATCAGATCTTGTTAAACATTGGAAAATCCACACAGGAGAGCgaccattttcatgttcggaatgtcggAAACGTTTTATTTGTAAATCTACTCTTGttgaacatcagagaattcacacaggggagaagccattttcatgcttagaatgtgggagatgttttaccCAGAAATCCAGTCTTGTTgaacaccagagaatccacacaggagagaagccaatattctgttcagaatgtgggaaatgctttgccAAAAGATCaggactctttatgcatcaaagaagtcacacagggTTGAAGCCATTTGCATGTttaaaatgtggaaaatgttttgcccAAAAAGCAGGTTTAGCTGAACATCACAAAATTCATAAAGGAGAGAAAGCATATACATTCTCGTAA
- the LOC143765027 gene encoding uncharacterized protein LOC143765027 isoform X2 produces the protein MVLSMTEPCGMYQGRKDVAQKILTLTLEIIYLLTGEDYRLVKKTSSEHGITRRCLHVSEGWSRTHSTIMESPPHSLIPEICNDQKILDLTNKMIELLSGEVPIRYQDVTVHFSMEEWEYLEGHKDLYKDVMMDSRESPPLPDKSSNRNPQERCPSPLYSQDCPVEDENNPQACQIEDLIHIKVDTSDDEEQACLSKRNPPERCPSPLYSQDCPVEDDNNPQACQIEDLIHIKVYASDDEEQAFLSKRNPPERSPSPLYSQDCPVEDDNNPQACQLEDLIDIKVDVSDDEEQACLSSDPQIKEEEINVVIISGDFNKDLKGNVSSIPDCEVEVKNITKYSPGKNTLTQMIYLGHNSRTLLSHPSNQERPSHRSDIITDQTYSRRCELFPKIELGESFLQEAPIVNFQRLHMDVGKLSSSEGNICLTQSNIPCSHIKIHGGFSCSLCGKTFSRNASLVQHQRIHNAERPFLCPECGKYFGRKSDLFQHQRIHTGEKPFSCEECGKCFTQKSSLIQHQRFHTGERPFSCSECGKCFITKSDLVKHWKIHTGERPFSCSECRKRFICKSTLVEHQRIHTGEKPFSCLECGRCFTQKSSLVEHQRIHTGEKPIFCSECGKCFAKRSGLFMHQRSHTGLKPFACLKCGKCFAQKAGLAEHHKIHKGEKAYTFS, from the exons ATGGTTCTTTCTATGACTGAACCCTGTGGGATGTACCAAGGCAGAAAGGACGTGGCACAGAAGATCCTAACCCTCACCCTAGAGATCATCtacctgctgactggagag GATTATAGATTAGTAAAAAAGACATCTAGTGAGCATGGGATTACCAGAAGATGCCTCCATGTGTCAGAAGGATGGAGCAGGACCCACAGCACCATCATGGAGTCTCCACCTCACTCACTGATACCTGAGATATGCAATGATCAGAAGATCCTGGACCTcaccaacaagatgattgagctgctgagtggagag gttcctataaggtatcAGGATGTCACTgtccatttctccatggaggagtgggagtatttagaaggacacaaggatctgtacaaggacgtcatgatggatagCCGTGAGTCTCCCCCTTTACCAG ATAAATCCAGTAATAGAAATCCACAAGAGAGATGTCCCAGTCCTCTGTATTCCCAGGACTGTCCAGTAGAAGATGAGAATAATCCACAGGCTTGTCAG ATTGAAGATCTGATTCATATTAAAGTTGACACTTCAGACGATGAAGAACAAGCTTGTTTAAGTAAGAGAAATCCACCAGAGCGATGTCCAAGTCCTCTGTATTCCCAGGACTGTCCGGTGGAAGATGACAATAATCCACAGGCTTGTCAG attGAAGATCTGATTCATATTAAAGTTTACGCTTCAGACGATGAAGAACAAGCTTTTTTAAGTAAGAGAAATCCACCAGAGCGATCTCCAAGTCCTCTGTATTCCCAGGACTGTCCAGTGGAAGATGATAATAATCCACAGGCTTGTCAG ctagaAGATCTGATTGATATTAAAGTTGACGTTTCAGACGACGAAGAACAAGCTTGTTTAAGCAGTGATCCGCAGATTAAGGAGGAGGAAATTAATGTAGTTATCATTTCTG GTGACTTCAACAAAGATTTGAAGGGAAATGTCTCAAGTATTCCAGATTGTGAAGTTGAAGTAAAGAATATCACAAAATATTCTCCTGGAAAAAATACTCTTACTCAAATGATTTATCTAGGACACAACAGTAGAACTCTGTTGTCCCATCCTTCTAACCAAGAACGTCCTTCTCATAGATCAGACATAATTACAGACCAAACATATAGTAGAAGATGTGAATTATTTCCTAAAATTGAGTTGGGAGAAAGTTTTTTACAGGAAGCACCAATTGTTAATTTTCAGAGGCTGCACATGGATGTCGGTAAACTTTCGTCTTCTGAAGGTAATATATGCCTTACTCAGAGCAATATTCCTTGTAGTCATATAAAGATTCATGGAGGATTTTCATGTTCACTGTGTGGGAAAACATTCTCCCGGAACGCCAGTCTTGTTCAACATCAGAGAATACACAATGCAGAGAGGCCATTtttatgtccagaatgtgggaagtaTTTTGGCCGCAAATCAGATCTTTTTcagcatcaaagaattcacacgggAGAAAAACCATTTTCATGTGAAGAATGCGGGAAATGCTTTACTCAGAAATCTTCTCTTATTCAACATCAGAGGTTTCACACAGGGGaaaggccattttcatgttcagaatgtggaaaatgtttcatcACTAAATCAGATCTTGTTAAACATTGGAAAATCCACACAGGAGAGCgaccattttcatgttcggaatgtcggAAACGTTTTATTTGTAAATCTACTCTTGttgaacatcagagaattcacacaggggagaagccattttcatgcttagaatgtgggagatgttttaccCAGAAATCCAGTCTTGTTgaacaccagagaatccacacaggagagaagccaatattctgttcagaatgtgggaaatgctttgccAAAAGATCaggactctttatgcatcaaagaagtcacacagggTTGAAGCCATTTGCATGTttaaaatgtggaaaatgttttgcccAAAAAGCAGGTTTAGCTGAACATCACAAAATTCATAAAGGAGAGAAAGCATATACATTCTCGTAA